Below is a window of Planktothrix tepida PCC 9214 DNA.
GGTTGCCCATAGGACAAGTTTGGCAAGCTTTTACCGATGATGTTGTTCATCAATTACAAGCGGGATTAAATTGGGAACGAGTGGAATTTGCCTCGCAAAAAACTCGAAAAAAGTTAAAAGAAACCCTAAAACCCGGAGAAGGAAAAGCCTATATTGCTCGCTTTAATAAAAATCAAGTTTTGCAAGTCCATCTCAAGTCTCCAAAACCCTCAACGTTACTTTCAATTTATACCCCTGGTATAACACAACAATCCCAATCTTTATTAGAAGATTCTCCTAGGACTCGTTGGTCAGGTCGCTTACAAGATTCGGGTGATTATGAATTTGTAGTTGTGTCTAACTCTTCTCAACCTTTTGAGTATGAGTTAACCCTAGAAACTCGTTAACACCTTTTCCCTCCTGAGTAAGGGTATTCAAACGAACTAAAAATTGATCCGCTTTCTGTCAAAATTAAACCGATGTAATGATTGATGTTCAGATTCTCAGTAACACCAGACTCTATGAGATTCTAAAGGATATTAAAACCTATGAAAAAAATAAAAGTTGGTATTTTATATTCCTTAAGCGGAACAATGGCAATGAGTGCAACACCATTGTTAGAATCAACCTTAATGGCAATTACAGAAATTAATGCCCAAGGAGGAATTTTAGGACATGAAATTGAACCCGTAATTGAAGATGGTGCGTCTGATATTTTAGTGTTTGAAAAGAAAGCCAAAAAATTACTAGAAATCGATCAAGTCAGCACAATATTTGGCTGTTGGACATCGGCTTCTCGAAAAGCAGTGAAACCTTTAATGGAAGAATATAATGTTTTACTTTGGTATCCCATTCAATATGAAGGGTTAGAATCTTCTCCTAATATTTTTTATACCGGTTCCTGTTTAAATCAACAAATTCAACCTGCGGTGAGTTGGGTACTCCAAAACCTAGGAAAACGATTTTATTTATTAGGTGCAGATTATGTATTTCCTCGGACAGCCCATAAATTAATTAAGTCCCTCCTGAAACAAGAAGGCGGAACTGTTGTTGGAGAACACTATTTTCCTTTGGGAGATAAAAGATTTTTCGATATTATTGATGAAATCAAAAATTTAAAACCCGATGTCATTTTTAATACTTTAAATGGGGATAGTAATTTTTATTTTTATCAAGCTTATTATGAAGCTGGAATTTCACCCTCAGAGATGCCAATTGTAGCAGTGAGTGTTTCAGAATCAGAGGTTCAGACTATGGGTAAAGCGAGTGTGGGTCATTATGCTTGTTGGAGTTATTTTCAAAGCTTAAATAGTCCCCACAATCAAGAATTTGTGAATAATTTTAAAGCTTTATATGGAACCGAGAGAGTTACTTCTGACCCCATTGAAGCTGCTTATTTTCAAGTTTATCTTTGGAAAAATGCTGTAGAAAAAGCCAATAGTTTTGAAACAAATTTCGTTAAAAAAGCCGCTTATGATCAAACCTTTGAAGCACCGGGAGGACTGGTTAAAATTGAATCTAATCATCATTTATGGAAACATTGTTATATAGGTCGAGTAACCGAATCTAAACAGTTTGAAATTATTTGGAAAAGTCCCGATTTAATTAAACCTTTACCTTGGTTAGGAGTGGAGGAGTTAAAAAATTTTCCGCAAGCGGATTTAGTGATTGATATGTTAGCAGAAGTTTCTCAAGGGATTCAATATAGTTGTTTATTAGAAGCCAATAGCCGACGCTTAGAATTGACTATGCAACAATTAAAAACCGAAATTGAAGAACGTCAACGGATTGAAATTACGTTACAAGAGGTCAATAAAGAATTAAAACACATGGCAATTACAGATAGTTTAACTAAATTAGCAAATCGATATTGGTTTAATGAATGTCTGAAATCTGTATGGAATCAACATTTAATAACTGAAACCACTTTAGCATTAATTTTATGCGATATTGATTACTTTAAAAACTATAACGACACCTACGGCCATCAAAAAGGAGATGACTGTTTACAACAAGTAGCTCAAGCGATTAAAACAGCCGTCAGAAATGGGTTTGACGTGGTGGCGCGTTATGGTGGAGAAGAATTTGCGGTTATTTTACCCCACACCGCCTTATTTGATGCCTCACAAGTAGCAACTCGAATTAATATGGAAGTGCAACAACTTCAGATCCCTCATAAGACTTCTTTAGTCGAGAAATATGTTACAGTGAGTTTAGGCGTTGCTAGTCAAATTCCTGAGTTACACTCTTCTCCTGAAGTGTTAATTTATGAAGCGGATAAAGCCCTTTATAAAGCTAAAAATAATGGCAAAAACCAATGGTGTTTACATTATATTAGTGAACAGGGAACAGGAGGGAAAAGAGGAACACAAGTCTAGGTTTGCTGTATTAGTTTTTGCCACCACTGCTATAACTAATAACTGATCTAATTTTATTTTAAATTAAGCCGAGCGTCGTTCTAACAGCAAGTTTTGTTCTGGGTGAATCGAATTTATCCAACTCGGAAGAAAGGTTTTTAACCATTTTTCCCCCTGAGTTCCATACAAATGATGTTTATGAAGTTGTTCCGTTAGAGATTGACTTCCGGGTAAGGTTAATTGTTCCCTTCCTCGCTCTATCCACCGTTTCATTAATTCTTCAGTCATTTCCGGGTGAAATTGCAGACCATAAGCCGTTTTTTCATAACGAAATGCTTGGTTAGGAAAATAGTTTCCTGTTGCTAATAAGACTGCGCCAGACGGTAATTCAAACCCTTCTTGATGCCATTGATAAACGTATTGTAGAGCGTTAAAAGAACCTTGTCCTTCGACGGTTGGGGTAATGGGAAAATAGCCAATTTCTCGAATTTCTTCAGGATGAAACGAGACTTTTGCCCCTAACACTTTGGCTAATAGTTGAGCCCCTAAACAAATGCCTAAATAGGGTTTTTGGGACTCTAAAACCAGGGAAATCCAGTTCAGTTCAGTCCGAATATAAGGTAACGTATTTTCATCATTGGCACTCATTGGCCCCCCAAAAACAATCACAGCTTCATGTTTTTCTAAATGATGGGGTAAAGCATCCCCCTGACTGGGAAGGCGAATATCCAATTTATAACCATAGGATGTTAGAATTTGTCCCACCCGCCCTGTTTCGGTGGTAGGTTGATGAATAATAACCAGAATATTTTTCATAGACCTTGTAAGCGCAATACACCATTCCAACTAACGACAAGTTGAGTCTGTTATTAAACCATAAAACGGAAAGAACCCTTAGTATAGAGGGCTACTAACTAGATGGATTGATCATTCATTACTGTTGCCAGTATAGCTGTCTTCAGACCATAAGCCAATAGGTTTTTCCAAATCCTGTTGTATTTTTTAATACAATTTCTTAGAAATACATTTTTATTCACAAACATAATTTAACAACGTTGAGATTGTATTGTCTGAGAGTTTTTAAGATTCTAATCAGGAAGTGAAGGAAAATCTTTCCTAAGTTAGATGTGTATATCTGTGACAATTAGGAAGAATAGGAAAGCAAGATAAGAATTGTTTAGAAGTCTTTCTATTAGGAGAGAATGCTAACAGATTCATAGCCTAATTTTTATAGGAATCTGCCCTATAACTTTATAAATAGGAGATTAACTATGTCACGTTTTATTCAAGTTAAAAATTTTGGATTTAGCCTTGATGCAGTGATTTGTTGGCAACGTTTAACTCATGAAATGGGCAGTCCGTTAGTTGTCAATTTTTTGGGTGATCAAACTCTAAAATTTACCGATGAAGAAGCTGAACAACTCCATCAAATTTTAAATAATCATTCCATGACTTTAACAACCCGAACTTTAACACCCCATCGTCTGGAAGTTGCTTAATGATAGCAACTGTTATGGTGATAAGCTGTCCCAATTGCCAACACCTAAATCCAAGTTATAAGTGTTATGGTGGTGGTTTTTAAGGGGAGTTGGGGGTTTAAAATCTCCCTTCCCCCTAATCGGTAATCTTGTCTGTTGATTTTGATGAATTTCAATCCCTTTCAGGGATTAGTGGTTATTATAACCATTTTCTTAATAGAATAAATAGAGTACGGGGATAGAATTTGTACTGCGGTTCAATATGTCAAATCAACGGTTAGGACAATTTTTAGGTGGTTTTGTCTTAGGTTCTGTCGTGGGTACGGTGGCTGGTTTGTTGGTAGCCCCTCGTTCTGGGAAAGAAACGAGAAAGTTACTCAAAAAATCAGCCGATGCCTTACCCGAACTTGCAGAAGATCTATCCACTAACGTTCAGTTACAGGCCAATCGACTGTCTGAGTCTGCATTACGCAATTGGGATGAAACCTTAATTCGGCTTAAAGAATCCATTGCAGCCGGGTTAGAAGCCAGCCAACAACAGCGACAAACCCAACAGAACTTAGAAGTTGAAAACCATCTACCAGAGTCTCAAAAAATCATACGGGAACGTTAACAATGGGGGATTGCGCCTAAAAATCGCTATACTTTGAAGGCGAATAAACCCCAAACTGTTATTGATGGAAATCAAGTGACTGAACCTTTGTTTTGGCTTGCACTGTCACTATTTTTTGTGGCAGTCAGCCTTACTGCTGTTGTTGTTGTTGCCTTACCTGCCGTGCAAGCTATTGCACGGGCAGCCAGAAGTGTGGAAAAATTAGCCGATACCCTCTCGCGTGAATTTCCACCGACTTTGGAATCGATTCGTTTAACTGGATTAGAAATTACCGAACTGACGGAGGATGTTAGCGAAGGGGTACAAAGTGCCAGCCAAGTTGTTAAACAAGTGGATTTAGGCTTAGATAGTGCTAAACAACAAGCCAGAAAATTGCAATCTACCACAGGAAGTATTTTCACCGGAATCCGCGTGGCGTGGAAAACCTTTACCCGCAAAACGTCTCCCCCTGAGTCCCAACGCCGAGCAGGAAATCGTTTGTCAGGGAGTAGTAGAAATTCTCATCAGTTCAGAGAGCGAAATATTCAACGCTTGGAACTTTATTCTGAGACAAATTTTGAGCTAGAAGATGAAGATCCTGAAGGAAATCATCATGCTTTTAAGAAAAAAGATTATTAACAAAGATCAAAAGCGGTTTGTATAGGCGATCGCATCCTTTAAATTTATGGAAAATCAACAATTATCCCCATCTAACTTAGACTTTTGGGAAGAAAAACGCAAGAAAGTAGCTTTTTATTTAGAAGATATTGAAACGCCCCTGGGGAAAACTATAAATTTAACCTTAACGGGAATTATATTAATCTCCTTAGCCAGTTTCATTGCTCAAACCTATCCCCTTTCTCCCAATGTTCGTTCTCGTTTAGAATTATTAGATTTTATTATTTTAATTTTATTTACTATTGAGTATTTTATTCGATTTTGGGCGGCTGAAAATAAAAAAAAATTTGTATTAGATCCTTTATCATTAATTGATTTATTGATTATAATACAAGGATCTTTAAGGTTTTTAAATATTAGTTATTTAAGAATTTTTCGTTGGTTTAGAGTTCTCCGATTAATCCGATTTATTGATGTAAAAATATCTGTTTTCAGAATTCAAACTGAAGATGGGATTATTTTTGCTCGGATTATTTTTACGCTATTAACGATTATTTTTATATTTTCTGGCTTGATTTATCAAGTTGAACATCCTGTTAATCCTGAAATCTTTAAAACTTTCTTAGATGCGGTGTATTTTTCCGTTGTCACCATGACAACTGTAGGTTTTGGAGATGTTACCCCCCTATCAGAAATGGGGCGATTTTTAACCATATTAATGATATTAACCGGAATTGCTTTAATTCCTTGGCAATTAGGAGATTTAATTAAACAATTAGTTAAAGCATCCAATCATATTGATACGATTTGTGTCGGTTGTGGGTGGTCAGTTCATGATCAAGATGCCCGTTTTTGTAAACGATGTGGAACTCCCTTAAATCCCTCCAACTCGTAGGGTGCGTAAGGCGAAGCCACACGCACCGATTTTTTATTAATTAATAACATTTTGGTGCGTGCGCTCCGCTTACGCACCCTACAGAAACTATTATCGATAATACTATCCAGTAATACAACATAATTCTGCAAACATGGTATTCTGATTGAGAATCCTAATCATCTTAAGAGGAAATAAGCAATGATTCCAGGGGAACTGATTGTTAAACCAGGTGAAATAGAATTGAATGCGGGTCGTCCCACCTTAAAGGTTAAAGTAGCGAATACCGGCGATCGCCCGATTCAAATTGGATCACATTATCATTTTTATGAAGTTAATGAAGCCTTACAATTTAAACGGGAACAAACCAAAGGAATGCGGTTAAATATTCCAGCAGGAACTGCGGTTAGATTTGAACCCGGAGATGAACGGGAAATCGAGTTAGTAACAATAGCCGGAAGTCGAGAAATTTATGGGTTTAATAAGTTAGTGGAAGGTCAACTCGAAAACATCCCATCAGAACCATCCGATAAAAAATCTAAGAAAGAGAAAGATAAAACCAAAAAAGGTAAAAAAAAGAAGTAGAATAGATGAGTTAAACTTTAATAATTGATTGTCTCTGGAAATTTTGATGATGAGATTATTATCGATTGATATTAAAGGGTATCGTCCTTTTAAAGACTTTAAAGCTGACTTTAAATCTTTAGAAGTGATTGTAGGTGCTAATGGGGCTGGAAAATCCAGTTTGTTTGAATTTTTGAAATTTCTCCGAGATGGTATGTATCGAGAGATCCCCACTGAAATTATAGAGGGATCAATCGGTCAACAAATTTTTCATCTGACCGGGCCAGAAAAGTTTACA
It encodes the following:
- a CDS encoding transporter substrate-binding protein, which gives rise to MKKIKVGILYSLSGTMAMSATPLLESTLMAITEINAQGGILGHEIEPVIEDGASDILVFEKKAKKLLEIDQVSTIFGCWTSASRKAVKPLMEEYNVLLWYPIQYEGLESSPNIFYTGSCLNQQIQPAVSWVLQNLGKRFYLLGADYVFPRTAHKLIKSLLKQEGGTVVGEHYFPLGDKRFFDIIDEIKNLKPDVIFNTLNGDSNFYFYQAYYEAGISPSEMPIVAVSVSESEVQTMGKASVGHYACWSYFQSLNSPHNQEFVNNFKALYGTERVTSDPIEAAYFQVYLWKNAVEKANSFETNFVKKAAYDQTFEAPGGLVKIESNHHLWKHCYIGRVTESKQFEIIWKSPDLIKPLPWLGVEELKNFPQADLVIDMLAEVSQGIQYSCLLEANSRRLELTMQQLKTEIEERQRIEITLQEVNKELKHMAITDSLTKLANRYWFNECLKSVWNQHLITETTLALILCDIDYFKNYNDTYGHQKGDDCLQQVAQAIKTAVRNGFDVVARYGGEEFAVILPHTALFDASQVATRINMEVQQLQIPHKTSLVEKYVTVSLGVASQIPELHSSPEVLIYEADKALYKAKNNGKNQWCLHYISEQGTGGKRGTQV
- a CDS encoding glutamine amidotransferase-related protein, with amino-acid sequence MKNILVIIHQPTTETGRVGQILTSYGYKLDIRLPSQGDALPHHLEKHEAVIVFGGPMSANDENTLPYIRTELNWISLVLESQKPYLGICLGAQLLAKVLGAKVSFHPEEIREIGYFPITPTVEGQGSFNALQYVYQWHQEGFELPSGAVLLATGNYFPNQAFRYEKTAYGLQFHPEMTEELMKRWIERGREQLTLPGSQSLTEQLHKHHLYGTQGEKWLKTFLPSWINSIHPEQNLLLERRSA
- a CDS encoding YtxH domain-containing protein yields the protein MSNQRLGQFLGGFVLGSVVGTVAGLLVAPRSGKETRKLLKKSADALPELAEDLSTNVQLQANRLSESALRNWDETLIRLKESIAAGLEASQQQRQTQQNLEVENHLPESQKIIRER
- a CDS encoding ion transporter, with translation MENQQLSPSNLDFWEEKRKKVAFYLEDIETPLGKTINLTLTGIILISLASFIAQTYPLSPNVRSRLELLDFIILILFTIEYFIRFWAAENKKKFVLDPLSLIDLLIIIQGSLRFLNISYLRIFRWFRVLRLIRFIDVKISVFRIQTEDGIIFARIIFTLLTIIFIFSGLIYQVEHPVNPEIFKTFLDAVYFSVVTMTTVGFGDVTPLSEMGRFLTILMILTGIALIPWQLGDLIKQLVKASNHIDTICVGCGWSVHDQDARFCKRCGTPLNPSNS
- a CDS encoding urease subunit beta, with protein sequence MIPGELIVKPGEIELNAGRPTLKVKVANTGDRPIQIGSHYHFYEVNEALQFKREQTKGMRLNIPAGTAVRFEPGDEREIELVTIAGSREIYGFNKLVEGQLENIPSEPSDKKSKKEKDKTKKGKKKK